One stretch of Leadbetterella byssophila DSM 17132 DNA includes these proteins:
- a CDS encoding reverse transcriptase domain-containing protein, with translation MLEEILHIRNVKHAVDRVISNGGASGVDGMQIDNLRDYLNTHWQSLRSDILSGTYRPQAVRKVEIPKASGGKRMLGIPTVIDRVIQQSISQWLGLKYEGDFHDNSYGFRPNRNAHQAVS, from the coding sequence ATGTTGGAAGAGATATTACACATCCGAAATGTCAAACACGCAGTTGATCGTGTCATCTCTAATGGAGGTGCTAGCGGAGTTGATGGTATGCAGATCGATAATCTTCGTGACTACCTTAACACGCACTGGCAATCCCTGCGATCGGATATTCTCTCTGGCACTTACCGCCCACAAGCTGTTCGGAAAGTAGAGATTCCCAAAGCAAGTGGCGGCAAGCGTATGCTGGGTATCCCAACGGTCATCGACCGTGTTATTCAGCAAAGCATTTCCCAATGGCTTGGGTTAAAGTATGAGGGTGATTTTCACGATAACAGCTACGGCTTCCGTCCGAATCGTAATGCTCATCAGGCCGTCAGTTAA
- a CDS encoding ribulokinase, whose product MSSTYTIGIDFGTDSVRAVVVNTANGSTAGAAVSYYKRWKEGKYCDASISQFRQHPKDYLESLEEAVKGALAGLSTEERLQVKGISIDTTGSTVVAVNEEGIPLSLLPEFEENPHAMFILWKDHTANKEAEEVNAAAAKSAIDYTKYVGGIYSSEWFWAKILKTYRTDAGVRAAAYSWMEHCDWISAVLTGETKPLEIKRSRCAAGHKAMWNEEFDGLPSEEFLTSIDPLLGGLRERLFQDTATSDQVMGTISAEWAETLGLATGVVIGVGAFDCHMGAVGAEISPYAFVRVMGTSTCDILIAPNEEMKDTLVKGICGQVDGSVVPGYLGMEAGQSAYGDYYAWFQKLIVGPVRSLLGEEAAAQLEDKILPYLSEEAFKLPVSENDVVATDWINGRRTPDANHTLKAGFIGMNLSTDAVKMFKAIVEATSFGSKAIVDRFISQGVPIKEVIAIGGVAKKSPFVMQNLSDVLNVPIKVATSDQACALGAAMFAAVAAGIHPDVKTAQEKMGSGFDKEYYPRPEYVEVYQKLYSKYQKLGNFIETNA is encoded by the coding sequence ATGAGTAGCACGTACACCATTGGGATTGATTTTGGGACGGATTCAGTAAGAGCCGTCGTAGTAAACACGGCAAACGGAAGCACTGCAGGTGCTGCTGTGAGCTATTACAAGCGCTGGAAAGAGGGGAAGTATTGTGACGCGAGTATATCACAGTTCCGTCAGCATCCAAAAGATTACTTGGAATCCCTGGAGGAAGCAGTAAAAGGAGCATTAGCGGGATTAAGTACAGAGGAGAGGTTGCAAGTGAAAGGCATCTCTATAGATACCACCGGTTCTACGGTCGTAGCTGTAAATGAAGAAGGTATTCCTTTGTCTCTGCTTCCGGAATTTGAGGAAAATCCTCATGCCATGTTCATTCTTTGGAAAGATCATACGGCGAATAAGGAAGCAGAAGAGGTGAACGCCGCTGCGGCAAAGTCAGCTATTGATTATACCAAGTATGTAGGTGGCATTTATTCCTCAGAATGGTTTTGGGCAAAGATCTTAAAGACCTATCGTACAGATGCAGGCGTAAGAGCCGCAGCTTACAGTTGGATGGAGCATTGCGACTGGATTTCTGCCGTACTAACCGGAGAGACCAAGCCTTTAGAAATAAAAAGATCTCGTTGCGCGGCTGGGCATAAAGCCATGTGGAACGAGGAGTTTGATGGTCTACCTTCAGAAGAATTCTTGACCAGCATAGATCCACTTCTTGGTGGGTTGCGCGAGCGTTTATTCCAAGATACAGCTACTTCTGATCAGGTAATGGGAACCATCTCAGCAGAATGGGCAGAGACATTAGGACTAGCTACAGGCGTGGTGATAGGAGTAGGAGCCTTTGACTGTCATATGGGGGCAGTGGGAGCTGAAATCTCTCCCTATGCTTTTGTTCGTGTGATGGGAACTTCCACTTGTGATATTCTTATCGCACCGAATGAAGAGATGAAAGATACTCTGGTAAAAGGAATTTGCGGACAGGTGGACGGATCTGTGGTTCCAGGGTATCTGGGTATGGAAGCCGGCCAATCTGCCTATGGTGATTATTATGCTTGGTTCCAAAAGTTGATCGTAGGGCCTGTTCGTTCCTTATTGGGAGAAGAAGCCGCGGCTCAATTGGAAGACAAAATCCTTCCTTATTTATCTGAGGAGGCATTTAAACTTCCGGTAAGTGAAAATGATGTAGTAGCTACAGACTGGATTAACGGTAGAAGAACTCCGGATGCGAACCATACTTTGAAAGCTGGCTTTATAGGAATGAACTTGAGTACAGATGCGGTTAAGATGTTTAAGGCCATAGTGGAAGCCACTTCTTTTGGCTCAAAAGCTATCGTAGATCGTTTTATTTCTCAGGGTGTTCCTATCAAAGAGGTTATAGCCATAGGTGGAGTAGCTAAAAAATCTCCATTTGTGATGCAGAATCTTTCAGATGTGTTGAACGTACCTATTAAAGTGGCTACTTCAGACCAGGCATGTGCTCTAGGAGCTGCCATGTTTGCAGCTGTAGCAGCAGGCATACATCCGGATGTCAAGACGGCTCAAGAGAAGATGGGTTCCGGATTTGATAAGGAATATTATCCTAGGCCGGAATATGTGGAAGTGTATCAAAAATTATATAGTAAATATCAAAAACTAGGAAATTTCATAGAAACCAATGCTTAA
- a CDS encoding NUDIX hydrolase yields MDKYAHGERLLVALDCIVFGFDGENLKLLLIKRKFEPEKGNWSLMGGFVERNEGLEEAANRILFELTGLRDVYFEQLQTFGDVDRDPVERTISVGLFALINIHAHDQDAARAQNAYWINLDRRPNLIFDHNKMVDLALEKLRYKAAMHPIGFELLPDKFTIPQLQKLYEEIYNEPLDRRNFSSRKILSTKLLIDTGEKNEKSATKKAILYKLDKEKYQKQFNSFHYFISPGKN; encoded by the coding sequence ATGGATAAATACGCACATGGGGAGCGGCTGTTAGTGGCTTTAGACTGCATAGTTTTTGGCTTCGACGGTGAAAATTTAAAGCTCTTATTGATCAAGAGGAAATTTGAACCGGAGAAGGGAAATTGGTCACTAATGGGTGGTTTTGTGGAGCGGAATGAAGGATTAGAGGAGGCTGCTAATCGGATTTTGTTTGAACTAACAGGATTGAGAGACGTATATTTTGAGCAGTTGCAAACCTTTGGCGATGTAGATAGAGACCCGGTAGAGAGAACCATCTCAGTGGGCCTGTTTGCCTTGATCAATATTCATGCACACGACCAGGACGCAGCCCGGGCACAAAATGCGTATTGGATCAACTTAGATCGTAGGCCAAACCTGATCTTTGACCATAATAAAATGGTGGACTTGGCTCTGGAAAAGCTTAGGTATAAGGCAGCCATGCATCCTATTGGTTTTGAATTATTACCGGATAAGTTTACTATTCCACAATTGCAGAAACTCTATGAGGAGATCTACAATGAACCATTAGACAGAAGGAATTTCAGTAGTAGGAAGATTCTGTCCACCAAATTATTGATTGATACAGGAGAGAAGAATGAGAAGTCGGCAACAAAAAAAGCCATCTTATATAAATTGGACAAGGAGAAGTATCAGAAGCAGTTCAACAGCTTTCATTACTTTATATCTCCTGGAAAGAACTAA
- a CDS encoding L-ribulose-5-phosphate 4-epimerase, with protein sequence MYKSLKEECYEANMQLPKLGLVLFTFGNVSAVDRSKGVFAIKPSGVPYEDLKAEDIVIMDYDAKVVEGKMRPSSDTKTHALLYKTWDDIGGITHTHSTYAVAWAQAGLDIPIFGTTHADHTHQDIPCAPVLTDEMIKGDYEYETGNQIFGVFKEKGLSHKEVEMVLLQNHGPFTWGKDAAKSVYNAAVLEEVARMAYLTLQINPQTQRIKETLRMKHYERKHGVNAYYGQGC encoded by the coding sequence ATGTATAAGTCATTAAAGGAAGAATGTTACGAAGCAAACATGCAACTGCCAAAATTAGGCTTGGTGCTGTTTACTTTTGGTAATGTGAGTGCGGTAGACCGTAGCAAAGGGGTATTTGCCATTAAGCCTTCAGGCGTGCCTTATGAAGATTTAAAAGCGGAGGACATTGTGATTATGGATTACGATGCCAAAGTGGTGGAAGGTAAGATGCGTCCTTCTTCTGATACAAAAACCCATGCTTTATTGTATAAGACCTGGGATGATATCGGAGGGATAACGCATACACATAGTACGTATGCGGTAGCGTGGGCACAGGCAGGTTTGGATATTCCCATCTTTGGCACCACTCATGCTGACCATACGCATCAGGATATTCCCTGTGCGCCGGTGTTGACAGATGAAATGATCAAAGGAGATTATGAGTACGAAACCGGGAATCAGATCTTTGGTGTATTCAAAGAAAAGGGTCTTTCGCATAAGGAGGTAGAAATGGTGCTTTTGCAAAACCATGGGCCTTTCACCTGGGGTAAAGACGCGGCAAAGTCTGTGTATAATGCAGCGGTACTGGAGGAGGTAGCCAGAATGGCCTATTTGACTTTGCAAATCAACCCTCAAACCCAAAGAATCAAAGAAACCCTACGTATGAAGCATTACGAGCGTAAGCATGGAGTTAATGCATATTACGGGCAGGGTTGTTAA
- a CDS encoding sodium/sugar symporter produces the protein MKLGLESLDYGIFLAYFIIVSIYGIWIYKNKGTKSADSKDFFLAEGSLTWWAIGASIIASNISAEQFIGMSGQAFQLGLAISAYELIGAISLVVIAVYFLPMYLKNNIYTMPQFLQVRYNGSLATIMAVFWLFLYILVNLTSIIYLGGISLEKMTGFSFMSCAIFLTIFAVIITLGGMKVIGYTDVIQVVCLVVGGLATTYLALDLLSEKVGDGNGVFEGLRLIKEKADSHLHMIFKPNEFFVHDGKGGQTDAYKQLPGLMMFIIGGQWIVNFNYFGCNQYITQRALGANLSTARNGLLFAAFLKMLMPFIVVLPGLAAYVLFQENADPAIVNGITDNGIVRPDNAYPVLLNILPTGLKGLAFAALTAAIVASLAGKANSVSTIYMLDIHKKFFNKNLSEKQTVLYGRVAIIISFVIALLISPLLKNFGQGFEYIQEYTGFISPGILCIFLLGFFWKKASTGGALAAAILSIPLSALFKYQFEEMPFLNRMGYVFWICVAAHVIISLIQSKGKDNPKAFELKKDWFKVEKSFVAGAVGVFAVFALIYYIFW, from the coding sequence ATGAAATTAGGACTAGAGTCTCTGGACTACGGCATTTTTCTTGCTTATTTTATCATAGTCTCCATATATGGGATATGGATATACAAAAACAAAGGTACTAAGAGTGCAGATAGTAAGGATTTCTTCTTAGCGGAGGGATCTTTGACCTGGTGGGCTATTGGAGCATCCATTATTGCTTCCAATATCTCGGCAGAACAATTTATCGGAATGAGTGGGCAGGCATTCCAATTGGGCTTAGCCATATCAGCATATGAGTTGATTGGTGCCATCTCATTAGTAGTGATAGCCGTTTACTTCTTGCCCATGTATCTAAAGAACAACATCTACACTATGCCTCAGTTCTTGCAGGTGAGATACAATGGTAGCTTAGCTACGATCATGGCTGTATTCTGGTTGTTCCTATATATACTAGTGAATTTAACCTCTATCATATACTTAGGAGGGATTAGTTTAGAGAAGATGACCGGATTCAGCTTTATGAGTTGTGCCATCTTCTTAACCATCTTTGCCGTTATCATTACCTTAGGAGGAATGAAGGTGATTGGATATACAGATGTGATCCAGGTGGTATGTTTAGTGGTAGGTGGTTTAGCCACTACCTATTTGGCACTGGATCTCCTATCTGAAAAAGTAGGGGATGGGAATGGAGTATTTGAAGGATTACGTCTGATAAAGGAGAAGGCGGATTCGCATTTGCATATGATCTTCAAACCAAACGAATTCTTTGTACATGACGGTAAAGGTGGTCAGACAGATGCTTATAAGCAATTGCCTGGATTGATGATGTTCATCATCGGTGGTCAGTGGATAGTAAACTTCAATTATTTTGGATGTAACCAATACATTACTCAAAGAGCTTTAGGAGCAAACTTGAGCACGGCGAGAAATGGTTTATTGTTTGCTGCCTTCTTGAAGATGTTAATGCCGTTTATCGTGGTTCTACCTGGTTTGGCAGCATATGTATTGTTCCAGGAAAACGCAGATCCGGCTATTGTAAATGGAATTACGGATAACGGTATTGTTAGACCTGATAATGCTTATCCAGTTTTATTGAACATACTTCCTACAGGTTTGAAAGGTTTAGCCTTTGCAGCATTGACGGCGGCCATTGTAGCGAGCTTGGCGGGTAAAGCAAACTCCGTGTCTACTATATATATGTTAGATATTCATAAGAAATTCTTCAACAAGAACCTTTCGGAGAAGCAAACGGTATTGTACGGTAGAGTGGCTATCATTATATCTTTTGTGATAGCATTGTTGATAAGTCCGTTGTTGAAGAACTTTGGACAAGGCTTTGAGTATATTCAGGAATATACCGGATTTATTTCTCCGGGTATCTTGTGTATCTTCTTACTTGGTTTCTTCTGGAAGAAGGCCAGCACAGGTGGAGCATTGGCAGCTGCTATATTAAGTATACCTTTGTCGGCACTCTTCAAATATCAATTTGAAGAAATGCCATTCCTTAATAGAATGGGCTATGTGTTTTGGATATGTGTTGCGGCTCATGTGATCATCAGCTTGATTCAGTCTAAGGGTAAAGATAATCCTAAGGCATTCGAGTTAAAAAAGGATTGGTTTAAGGTAGAAAAAAGTTTTGTGGCAGGAGCTGTAGGCGTGTTTGCCGTATTTGCATTGATCTATTATATATTCTGGTAA
- a CDS encoding alpha-L-arabinofuranosidase C-terminal domain-containing protein gives MKKKILILAALWLGQGAFAQKTFTIDASKKGAEIAPTMWGVFFEDINLGADGGIYAELVKNRSFEFFKPWMGWERKHKTFIEGQMQIKNRPDKPSNPRYLSIQLNNEKKGELGLVNEGFRGMGLKKGLTYDFSILYRVKKGNAQVHVELLNDKKAVVGQISSRSLSGSEWQKLEMNLVSAETVLKGKMAIWFSGEGELDVDMISLFPTDTWKGRKGGMRADMVQMLADMKPGFIRFPGGCIVEGFDLDNRYQWKKTIGPLEERQLIMNRWNIEFAHRPTPDYFQTFGLGFFEYFQLAEDIGAEPLPILNCGMACQFNSGELVALEDLDPYVQDALDLIEFANGDANSTWGRERVKMGHPEPFNLKFIGVGNENWGPQYIERLEIFKKAIKEKYPEIQIVASSGTSTEGDRFELLDKELRKMNIDIIDEHAYKSPSWLYENTSRYDSYDRKGPQIFVGEWASHTKNKGGDINVNNWLAALSESAFMTGLERNADIVRLTSYAPLFAHEDGWQWTPDLIWVDNLNIYGTPSYYVQKQFSTNRGTHLLQFDQKISGQDSLYASTVWDEQTKEIIIKVTNAGSSAVQHEVNILGAKKIGEKAKLSRMFTDDLEAMNSVKEAEKVAPVASEVAVDTKRKKLILSLPARSFSVYRISVK, from the coding sequence AGGGGCCTTTGCCCAAAAAACCTTTACCATTGATGCTTCAAAAAAAGGTGCTGAGATAGCACCCACTATGTGGGGGGTATTCTTTGAGGATATCAACCTAGGAGCTGACGGAGGGATTTATGCAGAATTAGTAAAGAACAGATCTTTCGAGTTCTTTAAACCATGGATGGGCTGGGAAAGAAAGCATAAGACCTTTATAGAGGGTCAGATGCAGATCAAGAACAGACCGGATAAACCTTCTAATCCTAGATACCTTTCTATCCAGCTAAATAATGAAAAGAAGGGAGAGTTAGGCTTGGTCAATGAGGGTTTCAGAGGTATGGGGCTTAAAAAAGGTCTTACTTATGATTTTTCCATCCTGTATAGGGTGAAGAAGGGAAATGCTCAAGTGCATGTAGAACTTCTGAACGACAAAAAAGCGGTGGTAGGTCAAATAAGCTCCCGTAGCTTGTCAGGCAGTGAGTGGCAGAAGCTAGAAATGAATCTTGTTTCAGCAGAAACGGTATTAAAAGGCAAAATGGCCATTTGGTTTAGTGGGGAAGGGGAATTAGACGTAGACATGATTTCCCTCTTCCCTACAGATACCTGGAAGGGTAGGAAAGGAGGTATGAGAGCGGATATGGTGCAAATGCTTGCTGACATGAAGCCTGGTTTTATACGTTTCCCTGGCGGTTGTATAGTAGAAGGTTTTGATCTGGATAACAGATACCAATGGAAGAAAACTATAGGTCCGTTAGAGGAGAGACAGTTGATCATGAACCGTTGGAACATTGAATTTGCACACCGTCCTACTCCTGATTATTTCCAGACCTTTGGACTTGGGTTCTTTGAATATTTCCAATTAGCCGAAGATATTGGGGCAGAACCTCTTCCTATCTTAAACTGTGGTATGGCTTGCCAGTTTAACTCCGGCGAACTAGTAGCTTTAGAGGATCTTGATCCTTACGTACAGGATGCTTTAGATCTTATTGAATTTGCCAATGGAGATGCGAACAGCACCTGGGGAAGGGAGAGAGTAAAAATGGGCCATCCGGAGCCATTTAACTTGAAATTCATAGGAGTAGGAAACGAAAACTGGGGGCCTCAATACATAGAGCGTCTTGAGATCTTTAAGAAAGCCATCAAAGAAAAATATCCTGAAATCCAGATTGTAGCCAGTTCCGGAACGAGCACAGAAGGCGACAGGTTTGAGCTTTTGGACAAAGAATTGAGAAAGATGAACATTGATATCATCGATGAGCATGCATACAAATCTCCATCATGGTTGTATGAAAATACATCTAGATATGACAGCTATGATAGAAAGGGGCCACAGATCTTTGTAGGTGAGTGGGCATCTCATACAAAAAACAAGGGTGGAGATATCAATGTGAACAACTGGCTGGCTGCCCTTTCAGAGTCTGCGTTTATGACCGGATTAGAGAGAAATGCGGATATTGTTCGTTTAACTTCATATGCACCACTGTTCGCGCATGAGGACGGATGGCAGTGGACGCCGGATTTGATTTGGGTGGACAACTTGAATATTTACGGTACTCCAAGCTATTATGTACAGAAGCAATTCAGTACAAACAGAGGAACGCACTTGCTTCAATTTGATCAAAAAATCAGCGGACAGGATAGCTTGTATGCTTCTACGGTTTGGGATGAGCAAACAAAGGAAATCATCATCAAGGTGACGAACGCTGGATCATCAGCTGTTCAACATGAAGTAAACATTCTTGGCGCAAAGAAAATTGGAGAAAAAGCGAAACTTTCCAGAATGTTTACAGATGATTTAGAAGCTATGAATTCGGTAAAAGAGGCTGAAAAAGTAGCTCCTGTAGCGTCTGAAGTAGCAGTGGATACGAAGCGTAAGAAGCTTATTCTCAGTTTGCCAGCACGTTCGTTTAGTGTATATAGAATAAGTGTGAAATAG
- a CDS encoding aldose epimerase family protein, whose protein sequence is MKFKYWLILGVMMACTQKKETANIEKTDFGVLADGSKADLYTLKNANGMEVKITNYGGIITSWTAPDKDGKYENITLGYSTVEDYEKGSPYFGALIGRYGNRIAGGKFSIDGETYQLPTNDGPNSLHGGDKGFDKVLWAATPEDGEEPKLKLNYTSKDGEMGYPGTLEVTVTYTLQKDNSLKIDYEATTDKATVVNLTNHAYFNLAGAQAGSILNHELSMAADRYLPVNATLIPTGELRPVSGTVFDFTTSTKIGERIEAEDEQLGFGKGYDHCWVFADSSNSLKSVATVFEPTTGRTLEVLTTEPAIQFYSGNFLTGDYTGKAGEKYPHRSGFCLETQHYPDSPNQSTFPSTLLKPGETYKSTTIYKFQ, encoded by the coding sequence ATGAAGTTTAAATATTGGCTAATCTTAGGTGTTATGATGGCTTGTACTCAAAAGAAAGAAACTGCTAACATAGAGAAGACAGACTTCGGTGTTTTAGCAGATGGTTCTAAGGCGGACCTATACACGTTGAAGAACGCAAACGGTATGGAAGTAAAGATCACGAATTATGGTGGCATCATAACTTCTTGGACAGCTCCGGACAAAGACGGTAAATATGAGAATATCACATTGGGTTATTCTACGGTGGAGGATTATGAAAAAGGTAGTCCATATTTTGGAGCTTTGATCGGTAGATATGGTAATCGTATAGCGGGAGGTAAGTTCAGTATAGACGGGGAAACATATCAGTTGCCTACGAATGACGGACCAAACTCGCTTCATGGTGGAGATAAGGGATTCGACAAGGTGCTTTGGGCGGCTACGCCAGAAGATGGAGAAGAACCTAAATTGAAACTGAACTATACTTCTAAGGATGGTGAAATGGGTTATCCGGGTACTTTAGAGGTTACTGTTACTTATACTTTGCAAAAGGATAATTCCTTGAAGATCGATTACGAGGCTACTACAGATAAAGCTACGGTGGTTAATCTTACAAATCATGCCTACTTCAATCTTGCGGGAGCTCAGGCGGGAAGCATATTGAATCATGAATTGAGCATGGCGGCTGATCGTTACTTACCGGTGAATGCTACTTTGATTCCAACCGGAGAATTGAGACCGGTATCAGGAACGGTATTTGATTTCACTACATCTACTAAGATAGGAGAGAGGATTGAGGCAGAAGATGAGCAATTAGGTTTTGGAAAGGGATATGATCACTGTTGGGTCTTCGCTGATAGCAGTAATTCATTGAAAAGTGTAGCTACGGTATTTGAGCCTACTACGGGTAGAACTTTGGAGGTGCTAACTACTGAACCTGCCATTCAGTTTTATTCGGGTAACTTCTTAACCGGGGATTATACTGGAAAGGCGGGCGAAAAGTATCCTCACCGTTCAGGATTCTGTTTAGAGACGCAGCATTATCCTGATTCTCCTAATCAATCTACTTTCCCGAGTACATTATTAAAACCGGGTGAGACGTATAAATCGACTACGATTTATAAATTTCAATAG
- a CDS encoding reverse transcriptase domain-containing protein, producing MLIRPSVKAQEYLNLGYTWVVELDLEQFFDQVNHDILMHLLSKKITDRRVLALIGKYLRCGIMDHGLEQKRTKGTPQGSPLSPLLSNIILNELDTELSSRGHRFVRYADDCSIYAKSNKSATRIMRNITSYIESTLKLKVNREKSKVSKPSQSSLLGFSFFKTQGDWQIRISAKSIERIREKLRQNTRRNTATPMHERLTKLRQIIHGWVDYFRIATNKKVMVTLDELVRRRLRVLLWKQWKTAGNRIRNLMKLGAKRWLAYQHANTRKSYTRTGTSPIVQTTLTNSYFTKLGYEGFADYYYWRTTHQTTLF from the coding sequence ATGCTCATCAGGCCGTCAGTTAAAGCGCAAGAGTATCTGAACTTGGGCTACACGTGGGTCGTTGAACTTGATTTGGAACAATTCTTCGATCAAGTGAACCACGACATACTGATGCATCTTTTGAGCAAGAAGATTACGGATCGTCGAGTCCTAGCGCTGATCGGGAAATACCTTCGTTGTGGGATTATGGATCATGGTCTTGAACAAAAGCGAACCAAGGGCACACCACAGGGCAGTCCTTTAAGTCCACTTTTGTCAAACATCATCCTGAACGAACTGGATACGGAACTCAGCTCCCGTGGACATCGATTTGTACGTTATGCGGATGACTGTAGTATCTACGCGAAGAGCAATAAATCCGCCACTCGTATTATGCGCAACATCACCAGTTACATCGAATCTACACTAAAACTGAAAGTGAACCGTGAAAAGAGTAAGGTAAGCAAACCTTCCCAAAGTAGTTTACTCGGCTTTAGTTTCTTCAAAACTCAAGGAGATTGGCAGATTCGTATCTCTGCAAAGAGTATCGAACGAATCCGAGAGAAGTTACGTCAAAATACTCGACGTAATACAGCTACTCCTATGCATGAGCGACTGACTAAACTACGGCAAATTATTCACGGCTGGGTGGATTACTTTCGTATAGCAACGAATAAGAAGGTGATGGTAACACTAGATGAACTAGTGCGAAGACGCTTGCGTGTTCTGCTTTGGAAGCAATGGAAGACCGCAGGTAATCGAATTCGGAACTTAATGAAACTGGGAGCCAAACGCTGGCTTGCCTACCAACATGCGAACACCCGTAAATCCTATACTCGGACAGGGACAAGCCCTATCGTTCAAACAACGCTAACAAACTCATACTTTACTAAATTAGGTTACGAAGGATTTGCAGACTACTATTACTGGAGAACAACGCATCAAACGACGTTATTCTAA
- the araA gene encoding L-arabinose isomerase has protein sequence MLNLKNFEVWFVTGSQHLYGEETLRQVDEHSKVIADALNQSPHIAVSVVFKPVVKTPEEILQICREANATPNCIGIIAWMHTFSPAKMWIRGLNTLQLPLLHLHTQFNRDIPYADIDMDFMNLNQSAHGDREFGFIMSKLRMPRKVVVGHWQDASVHERINVWSRVAAGVYKMKTMKVARFGDNMRQVAVTDGDKVAAEDKFGFSVNTYAVGDLVSVINQISDTQIDTLLQEYEDTYALMPSLLKGGERRDSLIEAARIELGLKTFLEDGGFSAYTNTFEDLYGMRQLPGIGSQRMMAAGYGYGGEGDWKTSALVHVMKLMASGMKGGNSFMEDYTYHFEPGNEMVLGSHMLEICPSIAEGTVNCEVHPLGIGGKEDPVRLVFNGAPGNALNASLIDLGNRFRLLVNEVEAVKVDKEFPKLPTARVLWKPQPSMEVGLQSWILGGGAHHTVYSQNLTTEYLEDFAEMLGIELLVIGKGTTIRDIKNEIRFNDIAYK, from the coding sequence ATGCTTAATCTTAAAAATTTTGAGGTGTGGTTTGTCACTGGCAGCCAGCATCTTTACGGAGAAGAAACCTTACGTCAGGTAGACGAACATTCTAAGGTAATTGCAGATGCACTTAACCAATCTCCTCATATTGCTGTTAGCGTGGTTTTTAAACCCGTAGTTAAGACGCCTGAAGAGATCTTGCAGATCTGTAGGGAGGCAAATGCCACTCCAAACTGTATAGGTATCATCGCTTGGATGCATACTTTCTCTCCTGCTAAAATGTGGATCAGAGGATTGAATACTTTACAATTACCTCTTTTGCACTTGCACACGCAGTTCAACCGTGATATTCCTTATGCGGATATCGATATGGACTTTATGAACCTGAATCAGTCGGCTCACGGTGACAGAGAATTTGGATTCATCATGTCCAAATTGAGAATGCCTAGAAAAGTGGTGGTAGGTCACTGGCAAGATGCCTCTGTACATGAAAGGATCAATGTTTGGTCTAGAGTTGCTGCAGGTGTTTACAAAATGAAGACCATGAAAGTGGCTCGTTTTGGAGATAATATGCGACAAGTAGCGGTTACAGATGGCGACAAAGTAGCTGCGGAAGATAAATTTGGTTTCTCCGTTAATACATACGCAGTTGGTGATTTGGTATCGGTGATCAACCAGATTTCGGATACCCAGATCGATACCCTCCTTCAGGAATACGAAGATACTTACGCTTTAATGCCTTCTTTATTGAAAGGAGGAGAAAGGAGAGATTCTTTGATTGAAGCGGCTAGAATTGAGCTTGGTTTGAAAACCTTCTTAGAAGATGGCGGATTCTCTGCGTATACTAACACCTTTGAAGACCTTTACGGCATGCGTCAATTACCTGGAATAGGTTCTCAGCGCATGATGGCTGCAGGTTACGGTTACGGTGGAGAGGGCGACTGGAAAACGTCTGCTTTGGTACACGTAATGAAATTGATGGCAAGTGGAATGAAAGGAGGTAACTCTTTCATGGAAGATTATACTTACCATTTTGAGCCAGGCAATGAGATGGTTTTAGGTTCACACATGTTAGAAATCTGTCCTAGTATTGCAGAAGGTACAGTCAACTGTGAAGTACACCCACTAGGAATCGGAGGCAAAGAAGATCCTGTTCGTTTGGTATTTAACGGAGCACCGGGTAATGCACTAAATGCCTCTTTGATTGATTTAGGAAATCGTTTCCGTCTTTTGGTAAATGAAGTGGAAGCGGTGAAGGTAGATAAAGAGTTCCCTAAGCTTCCTACAGCTCGTGTGCTTTGGAAACCACAACCTTCTATGGAAGTGGGTCTTCAGTCATGGATCTTAGGAGGAGGCGCTCACCACACGGTATATAGCCAAAACCTGACTACCGAATACCTAGAGGACTTTGCAGAAATGTTAGGCATAGAGTTGTTGGTGATAGGAAAAGGCACCACTATTCGTGATATTAAGAACGAGATTCGTTTTAACGACATCGCATATAAGTAA